The region CGGTGACTGCAACAACGGCTTGGGCCGGCAGCCCCAAAGGGACTCGGGCGCCCAAGATACTTTCTTGTGGTGTCGTTTATAACGCTGAAAACAAGGCAGGGAGCGAAGTTCCTGGCGTCTATGAGGATTTGGATACGGCGAAGCTCGACATCAAAACTGAGATCGGGAAGCCAGCATCATCTGGGGATGGCTTCGTTAAGGTTCAGGTGAGTTCGCTCACAGATCAGGATGGCCGTGATTTCGTGACGGTGGATGTCTTAGATGCCAAGTCGAAAGTAATTTTGGCGAAAGTGAAAAACACCGTTCTGACCGAGCCTTTGAATTTGTTTGTTCGTTTGTCAGATGAAGCACGCGTCCGTATGAAGAAGAAGTATAAGGGCGACCTTGCGTGGGCTGAACTTTGGTGTTCAGTGGCTGATAAAGACGAAACGGCGAATTAGTTTTTTAAAGTGCAGAATCTGGATAAGAAAAAAGCTCCCTAGTGGAGCTTTTTCTTTTTGTCTTCTTCGTTATCATCTTCTGGATCTTGATAATCCTCGTCGTCGCGGGGAGGGCTTAACTCTTCGCTTTGTTCCGCATGAGATAAAGCATCCTCTGATTCATCTTCTTCGAAAATCATAGTTTCATCGTCAACGCCCAAAAGTTTGTTGGCTTCGGCCTCTAAATTCGTATTCTCTGTCGTAAATTGAAGGAAGAGTTTCTTGCCTTGAAATGGGACTTCTTTCCAGACGTAAGGGAAATCAACTTCACCATCGTTTTCAAAGTATTCCATCATCATGGCAGCCGCTGCATCCACGCAGTTATGAATGCGTTTGATGGCGTCTTGTTGTTGTTGAGAATAGTTCATGGAAACTTCGAAGTTGGCATGGGCCAAACGGCCTTCTTCACAGTATCCAACGCGCAGCACAATTTCTTCGGTATAGATACGACCTTCGATAATCAGTTCAGCATTATCTAGGTATTGAGCGAAATTCTCGTTGAACACCGTCTGAATTTGATCTGAGTACTCTTTGGGAAAATTCGTCCATTTTTTGGAACTTTTCAGTCTTGGATTCATAGAGAAGGGCTCCTCGAACTTTGACATTTCTAAAGTGAACCTCTATAACTCACTTTCTTTGATGACACAAGAGGTAAGAACTGTGGATGAATTGAGCCAAAATCCTGAAATCACCAATCAAATTCAGAATATGAATCAAGATGTCGGTCAGGGCCGTGGCGTGTACATTTCCACTTACGGTTGCCAGATGAACGTCAACGATACAGAGCGCATGCACTCTTTGCTAGAGATGCAAAACTTCGTGCCGGTGCAAACTCCCGAGGAAGCATCTCTCATCATCATTAATTCTTGCAGTGTTCGCGAAAAGCCGGTTCACAAGGTTTATTCCGAAGTGGGTACTTTCAGAAAAATGAAAGAGAAAAATCCAGAGCTTCGTATCGGTGTGGGTGGCTGTGTAGGTCAGCAGGAAAAAGAAAATCTTATCAAAAATCAGCCGATGATCGATTTCGTGTTCGGTACGGATCAGATCGACAGCCTTCCGTACTTGGTGGCGGATAGCTTCATGGATCGTGAAAAACGCATCAATGCAAAATTTCAGCATCGCGCGCCTTATCACATCGAAACCATGGTTCGTAACCCGGGTGTGGCGACGTTTGTTAACATCACAAAGGGTTGCGATAATTTCTGCACATTCTGTGTGGTTCCTTACACTCGTGGTCGTGAAAAATCTCGTCCATTGCAACACATTCTGACGGATATTCGCCACTTGGTAAAACGCGGAATGAAAGAAGTTACGTTGCTAGGTCAAAACGTAAATTCTTACTCTGACAACGATGTTGATTTTGCAGATTTGATGGCAAAGGTTGCCACAGAAACGGATGTTGAAAGAATTCGTTTCACGACGTCCCATCCTAAAGACTTTAATCAAAAGCTTGCTGATACGATGGCGAAACACCAAGACAAAATCATGGAATACATCCACTTGCCTTTCCAAAGCGGCAGCACGCGTGTATTAGCGCGTATGAACCGCATTTATACTCGTGAAGAGTATTTGGAAAAAATCGCGATGCTTCGTAAATCTATTCCAAATGTTGTGTTCTCGACAGATATCATCGTGGGTTTCCCTGGTGAAACTGAGGAAGATTTCCAAGACACTATGGATATGGTTCAGCAAGGTGGATTTGAAACGATCTTTGCGTTCAAATACTCGCCGCGCCCATTTACGAAAGCGGCAAAATTTGAAGATCAGATCGCTGAAGAAATCAAAACAGAGCGTTTGAATCGCTTGTTTGATATGCACGACAAAATGTCCTTCGAATTGGTAAAACGTTACGAAGGCCAAGTTTTGAAAGTTTTGGTAGAAAATACGGACCGTGAAGAAGGTAAAGTTCATGGTCGTAGTACTGGCAATAAGCTTGTTCACTTAAAGGGCTCGCCAGATTTGATCGGGAAGACGGTTGATGTTCGTATCACTCGCGCATTCCCGGCGACATTCCACGGAGAATTGGTTCAGTAGTATGAAAGAAGACATTTTAGATTTACAAAATCTGAAAGCGCAGATCATCTTTGCAGAAGAGTCTCAAGACGAAGAAACATTTCATCAAGAGGACTTGGTGAGATTATTTCCGTATGGGCTTTCCGTGACGGGTGATGTGGCTCGTCCTTTTTTGTTGTTGAAAGATGAATCCCATCACTTCACTTTGCCAGTGGCTGTTTCTGCGATTGAAGCGGGTGTGGCGTTATCTCAATCCAATAAAAGCATTGCGGAATCAACTCCGCATAAGTTCACCGAACTTTTGATGCAGTCATTGGACATCGAGATTCGCCAAGCGGTGTTTGTCGAAATCAAGGGTGCTAGTCAGTACGTTCGTCTTTATTTGTCAGGTCATCCAAAAACGAACTCGATCAAAGTGCGCGCCGATGAAGCGATGTCTTTGTGTTTGCATTTGGGCACTCCCATTTATGCGACCAAGAATTATATTGGCCGTTCGAAGGTTATGAACGCCTCTGTCGAGAGCAATTCCCACGTACTCCAAAACATGTCTGGCGATAAGCCTAGATATTTAAACTGAAATTTGCACTTTTCATAAGTTAACATCTGATAAATTGCTGTACTGCAAATTGTGTTAGGGCTCTGTTGTTGAAACAATGGAGCCATGATTCATCTACCACCATTAATTTACGATCTTGGGATAATTCTGGTAGTGGGCGCCTTGGTGACCCTGCTGTTCAAAAAACTTCGTCAGCCCTTGGTGCTAGGTTATTTAGTCGCGGGCTTTTTAGTCAGTCAGCATTTTCCCTGGTTACCCACGATTCAAGACAAAGCCAACGTCAGCACCTGGGCCGAAATCGGCGTGATTTTTCTATTGTTTGGACTGGGCTTAGAATTTAGTTTCAAAAAATTGGTGAAGGTGGGCGGATCTGCTGGATTCACTGCAGTTTTTGAAGTGGTTTTCATGGTGGGTTTAGGCTATCTGGTCGGTCGTTTGATTGGTTGGAATTCTGTCGACAGTTTATTCATGGGCGGAGTGCTTTCGATTTCCTCCACAACCATTATCGTTCGCGCCTTTCAAGAGTTAAACATGAAGGGCCAACGCTTCGTTGAGTTGGTCTTTGGTATTCTGATTGTTGAGGACATCGTCGCTGTTTTGTTGCTGGTCTTGTTGCCATCCTTGGCCGGCAGCGAGGGTTTGAATATCGCCTCGCTGATGACCGTCAGTTTACGCATGGTGTTCTTTATCTTATTGTGGTTTGTAGTGGGTATTTTCCTGCTGCCAGTGTTCTTAAGGAAAATTCGTTCGCTTTTAGAAGAAGAAACAACTTTGATTGTATCCATCGCTTTGTGCCTTTTGATGGTTGCGATTTCTTCTGTAGCTGGTTTTTCGCCAGCGCTGGGCGCCTTCGTCATGGGATCATTGCTAGCAGAAACTCCCGAAGGTCATCATATCGAAAAGCTGATCAATCCTGTTAAGAACCTGTTCGCGGCGGTTTTCTTTGTGTCAGTGGGTACGATGATTGATCCACAGGTGATCATGGATAAACCTTGGTTGATTCTGCTTCTGACTCTGGTCACGATCTTTGGTAAGTTCTTAAGCACATACTTGGGGGCTCTGTTCTCGGGGCAAAGTCGCAAAACGGCGATGCAGTCGGGGATGAGTTTAGCGCAAATCGGAGAGTTTTCTTTCATTATTGCGTCGTTAGGCGCTTCTTTAAAAGTGACCAGTGACTTTATATATCCTTTGGCGGTCGCCGTATCTGCGGTCACTACTTTTACCACGCCCTATTTAATCAAATCATCCGGATGGTGTTCTGATCGCGTGGACGCGCTTTTGCCAGAGCGTTTAAAGCATGCAATGGATAATTACAAAGCGCAGTTTCAGCGCACAGGAAATCGCAGCGTCGGAACCTTGCTGCTTGAGGCGCTAGGGATGAAGATTATTTTAAATTCCGTTATCATCGTTGCGTTGACGTTTGGATTTAAAAAATATGCGCTTCCTTTTTTGCAAGCCACATTTCCTGATTTTTCTCGTGTGAATGTGGTGGCATTAGTATTGTGTGTCGTTATTTCGGTTCCGTTCTATTGGGGTCTGGTTAGAGGCCGACCTTCAAAAAAATCTTCTCAAGACGTTGAAAACATCGCGCGCCTTCGCCGGCTGCTTGCAGGAGTGACTGTTGCACGAATCTTGGTGGCGGTCTTGTTGCTCTCTGTGATGGTAGCTCAATTCGTGTCCTTAAGAGTGGCATCGGGCGCCCTAGTTGGTGCGATGCTGGTGATGTCAGCACTTGGATATCGCTACGGCGAAAAATTCTATGAGTTCTTCGAAGATGAGTTCTTATCCAACCTGACAGAAAAAGAGCGTGAAGAAGTCGCGAAGCGTGTTGAACTGACTCAGCTGGCTTTGCCGTGGGATGCATCCATCAGTGTCTTAGAGGTGGCTTCAGATTCCAATTGGGTAGGACGCAGTCTGCGGGACCTTACTTTTAAAGAGAATTTTGGTGTAACGATCGCATCGGTTGTTCGTGCGGGCCGCCGATTCTTTGCGCCCTCGGGAGATTTTGTTCTGTGGCCCTACGACAAAATCGTATGTTTCGGAAGCGAGTCTGAATTGGCTGAACTGAATCAAAAAGTTGAAGAATTCAGCAATAAACACAAGTGGGCCGAAGTTGAAGCTCCGAAATACCGCATGGGTTCCTTCGTTGTTCATGAAGACAGCATTTATATCGGAAAGTCCATCCGCGATAGCGGCATACGCCAAACTGAAAAAATCCTGGTCGTTTGTATCGAGAGGGGTCAAGAAAGAATCCTAGGACCCTCTGCTGGTACGGTTTTGCAGGCCGGTGATCTAGTCTGGTTTGTGTCGGAATAAATCTTGGCCGCATGACCTTTCAGCGCGAAACTTAAGAGAGTATCTTTTCAAAAGTTTTGTATGAAAGGCTTCGGTCATGACTACAAAGTTTTCTCGTAAAATCTTTTTCATTCCGGTTTTTTCTTTGATCTTGATCGTAGGCATATTTGTTAGCGGATCGACGTCGTCTTTGCGTCTTCCCCCGGTGAATTCTGAACCGGCGGCCGTAGGAGCAGAGATAAGTTATGAGCACGCATCTGAGGCGGCAATGAAGCCCTCCAATCCAAATTTTGGACAGAGTATGATTTGGATTCCTGGTGGTGAGTTTTGGATGGGCAGTGGGGATTTGAATGTCATTGATGCGCAACCTCCCCACAAAGTCCATGTCGATGGATTCTGGATGGATCAGTACTTAGTTACGAATCGCGATTTTATGGATTTCACAGAAGATACGGGTTATGTGACCGTCGCAGAACGTCGCTTGGATCCCAAAGATTATCCTGATTTGCCTCCCGAGCTATTGGAACCTGGAGCAATTATTTTTAGCCCAAGAATAGAAAGAACAGATCTGGGAATTTCCGGTTCTGTGTACTGGCGTTGGCAACAGGGTGCGAACTGGCGGCATCCTGAAGGGCCCGCTAGTGATTTGCGCGGACGCGAGTTGATGCCCGTCATTCATGTGTCTTACACAGATGCTCAAGCTTATGCCGAGTGGAGAGGAAAACGACTCCCCACAGAGGCCGAGTGGGAATATGCGGCTCGGGGTGGTTTGGATCGAATGCCATACTCTTGGGGGAAAGATTTTAGACCCCAGGGGAAATTCATGGCAAACACTTGGCAAGGAAACTTTCCCTATTTTGACTCTGCCGAGGACGGTTATAAGGGGTTATCTCCTGTCGGAAGTTATCCTCCGAATGGATATGGACTTTATGATATGACCGGAAATGTGTGGCAGTGGGTTTCTGATTGGTATCGGGCGGATTACTTTCAAACTATTTCCCATAAATCCGTCGTCGTAAATCCGCAAGGTCCGGGAGGCCCCGAAGAAGATGGTGGAGAGCTTGGTAAAAAACGGGTGCAAAAAGGTGGGTCGTATCTTTGTACCGATTCCTACTGTTCCAATTTAGATCCAGCGGCTCGTCGTCGTGGAGATATCTGGAGTGGTTCGCCGCAGGTGGGTTTCCGTTTGGTGACATCAGAGCCAGCAAACGTTTCTTACAAGCACTCGCAAAAAACTTCCCAATAAATCCAATCGGTATGATAGGATTTAGCAGAGGTTTTTTATGAGCAACCCCTTCGTCAAAGCCCGTGGTAAAACTCCTGTCGTTGGAGAAAAAGTTTTCATCGCTGATAATGCGCGCCTGATTGGTGACGTCGAGGTCGGTGAAGGATCGTCTATTTGGTATAATGTAACGATTCGTGGTGACGTGATGCCCATCAAACTTGGCAAAGAAGTCAATGTCCAGGATGGAAGCGTTGTGCATGGAACATATGGTAAATACGGAACAACCTTGCATGATCGAGTGACGATCGGGCATTTGGTGATGCTGCATGGTTGCGAAGTGGGGCGTGCGACGCTTGTGGGCATGGGTTCTATTTTGATGGACGGCGTAAAAGTGGGCGAACATTGCTTAATCGGTGCGGGGTCTTTGCTGACAGAAGGCACCGAAATTCCTCCGCGAAGCCTTGTGATGGGGCGTCCTGCGAAAGTTAAACGCACTCTGACAGACGAAGAAGTCGCTCTGCTAGAAAAATCCGCAGACAATTATCTCCTCTATAAAACCTGGTACGAAGAGGTCTAGTCCTGACGAAATCCTGAAGGTCTTCTAGTTGAACTCTGACTTGATTCAACACAGAATATCTTCAGGAGTTTTTTATGGAACGTGAAATCCCTTTTGCGCTGACTTTCGACGATATCTTACTTCTTCCTCAATTTTCCGAAATCATTCCCACCGAAGTGGTGCCGAGATCTTTCTTTGCCCGCGATAAATTTTTAAATACGCCGGTGATTTCGGCCGCGATGGATACTGTGACTGAAAATCGCACAGCCCGTGTGATGGCTCAGTTTGGTGGACTGGGAATCATTCACAAAAATTTTTCGATCGAAAAACAAGCGCTTGAAGTTGAAAAAGTTAAAAAATACGAAAGCGGTATGATCATGGATCCAATCACCTTGGGACCAGATCAAATGGTTCAAGAAGCCTTGGACTTGATGGAAAAATACTCTATCAGTGGTGTTCCGATCACGGTGGATGGCGTGTTGGTGGGTATTTTGACGAACCGCGATTTGCGTTTTGAAGAAAATTTCAATCAGCCCATCCGTAAATTGATGACTCAAGAAAGTCTTGTCACAGCGAAAATGGGAACGACGCTTGAGGAAGCCAAAAAGATTTTGCAAAAACACCGCATCGAAAAACTTCCGGTGGTGGATGCAAAAGGCAAACTTAAAGGCCTGATCACTATCAAAGACATCGAAAAAGCAAAAAACTATCCGCAGGCGACCAAAGACAATCACGGTCGGTTGTTCGCGGGGGCTGCGATTGGCGTTGGCACTGATTCTGCGGAACGTGCTGAAGCTTTAGTGGCAGCTGGAGTTGACGTATTGTGTGTCGATACGGCTCACGGTCATTCCAAAAACGTTCTGGACATGGTGAAGCATGTCTCTAAAAAATTCAAAGACGTCATCGTCATCGCCGGCAACGTCGTGACAGCGGATGGCACGAAAGCTTTGATTGAGGCGGGGGCTGATGTTGTTAAAGTAGGCGTGGGCCCGGGCAGTATTTGCACAACTCGCGTGGTGGCTGGTGTGGGTATGCCGCAAATTTCTGCGGTGATGGAGTGTGCAAAAGTCGCTAAGAAATCGGGAAAAACAATTATTGCTGACGGCGGTATTAAGTTTTCAGGCGACATCACAAAAGCGCTAGCACTTGGGGCTAATAGTGTGATGATTGGAAATTTGTTAGCGGGTGCTGAAGAGTCTCCAGGGGAGACTATTTTGTTCCAAGGTCGTAGTTATAAAGTTTATCGTGGCATGGGCTCAATTGGCGCGATGGCCAAGGGTTCTAAGGACCGCTACGGTCAGATGGATATTGATGACAACGAAAAGCTCGTTCCAGAAGGAATCGAAGGTAAGGTTGCATACAAAGGGCCTGCTTCCGGTATCATTCACCAATTGGTGGGTGGTTTAAAATCGGGTATGGGCTATTTAGGCGCGGCGAATATTGATGAGCTTCAGACGAAAGCAAAATTCGTCCAGATCAGTGCGGCGGGTCTGCGTGAATCTCACGTACACGATGTCAGCATCACCAAAGAAGCTCCGAACTATAGAATTGAAAGTTAATCATTATGCTACGTGGATTTATTATCTTGGATTTCGGTTCGCAATTCACTCAGCTGATTGCGCGCCGTCTGCGCGAAATGGGATACTATTCAGAAATTCATTCCTATCTGTATCCCACTGACGAAATCATTAAAAAGAAACCTTATGGAATCATTTTAAGTGGAGGTCCGAACTCAGTTTACGAAACGGGGTCCCCGCAAAGAAATATTCAAGAGCTTCGTAACATAAGTCCTTTATTCTGCGTTTGCTATGGAATGCAGTTATTAACTCACTCCTTGGGTGGCCGAGTTTCTAAAGCTCAGCACCGTGAGTATGGTTTAAATTATGTAACATGGACTGACGTCCTAACGGGTGTTCCGCAAAAACAAAAAGTATGGATGAGTCACGGTGACGTTGTTGATGCCGTGCCAAAAGATTTCACAGTGATCGCCACGTCTGATGGAGATCATCCCGCGGCGATGCGAGGGCCCAACGTGTTGGCTGTGCAATTTCATCCCGAGGTGGCTCACACTGAACATGGTTTAGATCTGCTTCGCTATTTTACTTCGGAAATGTGCAACGCTCCTGCTGATTGGGATGCTCCTCATATAAAAGATCATTTGATGGAAGAAATCCGCCACAAAGTAGCCCCTGAAGATCACGTCCTGGTGGGCTTAAGCGGCGGTGTTGATTCCACAGTAGTGGCGACCTTATTAACGAAAGCTTTGGGTGCGGATCGCGTTCATTGCGTTTTCGTTGATAATGGTTTGCTTCGTAAAAATGAATACGAAGATGTTTTAAAAAATTACCAAGGCTTGGGTTTGAATGTTCGTGGTGTAGATGCATCAAAAGAGTTCATGGATGCTTTGGTTGGCAAGTCTGATCCTGAAGACAAGCGTAAAACAATTGGCCGTGTGTTTATCGAAGTCTTTGATAAAAGCTATGATAAATCTCTTCCGATCAAGTGGCTGGCACAAGGAACTTTGTATCCTGATGTCATAGAAAGTGTTTCATCGGTCGGTGGCAGTGTAACCATTAAGTCCCACCACAATGTCGGTGGTTTGCCAGAAAAAATGAATTTGAAACTTTTGGAGCCTGTTCGTGAGCTTTTTAAAGATGAAGTCCGCGCCATGGGTGCTCAATTAGGTTTATCAAAAGAACTTTTGTGGAGACATCCATTTCCAGGGCCAGGCTTGGCGATTCGTGTCTTGGGTGAAATCACACCTGAGAAATTGCGCATTCTTAAAGAGGCTGATGATGTTTACATTTCTCAGCTTCGTAAACATGGCTTGTATGAAAAGATTTGGCAGGCCTTCTGTGTACTACTCCCGGTGAAAACTGTGGGTGTACAAGGCGATTCTAGGACGTATGATCACGTCTTGGCTTTGCGTGCAGTGACATCCAGTGATGGCATGACCGCGGACTGGTATCCATTCGAGTTTGCCTTCCTTCGCGAAGTCTCAAACCTTATCACCAATAAAGTGAAAGGTGTGAATCGCGTCGTTTATGACGTTACTAGTAAGCCTCCTGGCACAATTGAGTGGGAGTAGGATTAAAGATCAGTCTCCTTGTGTTTTAACGTTGGACCTGGGTGCTTGCGGCTGTTCGTGATAAACCATAGGCATACAAGTTCTAAAACTGAATAGGGGGACCGATGAAGCACTTGAAGTGGGTGTTTTTGGTAATCACGGCGGTGGCGGCTGTGGCTGTCGCATCTCAACATGCGTTTTTTCAAACAGCAGGGACCTCAAGTTTTGGTTACGTCATAGATTTTAATAATGTTCGTAAAGTTCAGAAAAGCATTCAAGATTATGAGATGCTGGTCGGGTATAACCCTGATAGCACACAGAGTTTGTATTTGGTCGATAGTCGTCTTAAACGGGCTTATTCTTTGGATGTGGATGGATTAACTGGGAATTTGAAGTTTTCAGCTCGTACGGGACCTAATCTGCAAACGGAGCTTTGGAAAAAAGAAGAACCCGCAACGTCTATTAATTATGATCATGAATTCTTGCTTGTTACTACCGGAGTAGAGCAATGTTGTGGCGCGATGACGGGTTATCGCATTTACGACGTGAAATCAGGTTATTTGATATTGTCATTTAATTCTTTTTCGGAAAATCCAGTAGTCCGTCATCCCTTTGTACTGGATGTTCCAAACTCGCAAATGCCTCAACGGTATATCGGTGTCATCAGTGGAGATAGCACTCGCGATACAGATTTTATCACTCCCACCTCTGGTATGGTCAAAACAGCTTTGGTGAAGATGGGGATCGTCGGGCAATTCTATCAGCGGCTGCAAATCGATATGCAAGTTGCTGAGGGTTATGCGCCAAGTATTTTGAGTGTGACGATGGAAAAGAATCCAGCAGTTCCTGGCAGCAACAGTATCGAAATTAATAATGACGTTGCCACACTTTGGAATATCGATGCGGGAACTGATCCCGCAGCCGTCCAAGGTGTGCAGCTTAAAATTGTTTTAAACGGTGGCGGCGGTGATCGGACAGTGATCATCCCCGTGATCAAAGATCGCTTAAGTGTGGAGCAGGCAACGGTACCTGCGGGGGTTGCCCTTCGGGCACAGGCCCTATAATCAATACGCTTTCCTGACAGTCGCGAGTCTTGCGGAGTTAACAAATTTGAATTACGATAGCGCATGCTAATTAATCTGACTCCTCTTCGTAAGTATCGTGATTTCCGCCTGTTATTCTTTGGACAAATGATTTCCTTCTTAGGAAGTATGGTGACTTATGTTGCCATTCCCTACGAAGTCTATGAGCTTACCAAGGACAATTGGTTGGTGGGAATGTTGGGCCTTGTGCAGCTTCTTCCAGTTCTTGTTTTCGGAATTTTAGGAGGAACTTATGCAGATCGCATGGATCGTCGTAAGTTGCTTCTTACTTCTGAAATTATCATGACATTAATTATTCTTGCTCAGGCACTGAACGCTTGTCGCGAAAAGCCCTCGGTGCCTTTAATCTTTGTTTTGGTTGCGATCTTTCAATCGGTGGTTGGTTTTCACCGACCTGCGATGGAAGCTATGACCCAAAAAATTGTGGCTCCTGAAGACTATCCGGCCATCGGTGCATTGGGCAGTTTCCGGTGGGCTGCGGGTGCCATCGTAGGTCCGGCATTAGGTGGGCTTTTAATTGCTAAGTTTGGAGTTAAAGGTGCTTACTTTTTCGATGTGGCTAGTTTTGCCGCAGCCTTTGTTGCTTTGTATTTGATGAGTCGCATGCCAGCTCCCGAAAAAAGAGATGTTTCTCCATTGGAAGATGCAAAAGCCGGCCTCAAATATGCTCTTTCAAAACCAGAATTAGTTGGCACATATGTGATCGATATTGTGGCAATGGTCTTTGCATTTCCTGTCGCTCTTTTTCCAGCGATGTCTGAAAACTGGGGAGGCGCAACGGCTGCGGGAGCATTATTTTCAGCGATGGCTATTGGCTCTTTGCTTATGACTTTATTCAGTGGTTGGACAGGAAAAGTTCATCATCATGGACGTGCTGTGGTGATTGCAGCGACGTTGTGGGCTGTCTTCATTATCGGAGTGGGATTTGCGCAAAATCTTTGGGTGGCCGTTTTGTTTTTAGGACTCGCGGGGGCTGCTGATATGATGAGTGGGCTCTTCCGTGGAATTATTTGGAATCAAACAGTGCCGAATGAATTGCGGGGTCGCTTGTCAGGAATTGAAATGATCTCATACATGTCAGGTCCACTCTTAGGAAATGCCCGTGCGGGATGGGTGGCTGCGAAGTATTCAGTTCCCGTGAGTATTACGAGCGGAGGTCTGATTTGCGCGGTGATGGTGGTTTTAACTGGCTTTATGCTACCCCAATTCTGGCGCTATATTGGCCCTGGCAAAGATGATCAAAAAATGGTCCCCGACGAAGGGTTAACGCAAGGCTCCTAATTTGAATAAACGACATAGCTAAGATATGAATTTAGCATGTCTTTTGTTCATCTTCATGTCCACTCAGAATACTCCCTTTTAGAGGCTGCCTGCCGAGTTAAAGCTATCGCGAAAAAAGCGGCGGCGATGAATATGCCGGCGGTTGCACTGACCGACAATG is a window of Bdellovibrio sp. SKB1291214 DNA encoding:
- a CDS encoding MFS transporter — protein: MLINLTPLRKYRDFRLLFFGQMISFLGSMVTYVAIPYEVYELTKDNWLVGMLGLVQLLPVLVFGILGGTYADRMDRRKLLLTSEIIMTLIILAQALNACREKPSVPLIFVLVAIFQSVVGFHRPAMEAMTQKIVAPEDYPAIGALGSFRWAAGAIVGPALGGLLIAKFGVKGAYFFDVASFAAAFVALYLMSRMPAPEKRDVSPLEDAKAGLKYALSKPELVGTYVIDIVAMVFAFPVALFPAMSENWGGATAAGALFSAMAIGSLLMTLFSGWTGKVHHHGRAVVIAATLWAVFIIGVGFAQNLWVAVLFLGLAGAADMMSGLFRGIIWNQTVPNELRGRLSGIEMISYMSGPLLGNARAGWVAAKYSVPVSITSGGLICAVMVVLTGFMLPQFWRYIGPGKDDQKMVPDEGLTQGS
- the guaA gene encoding glutamine-hydrolyzing GMP synthase, producing the protein MLRGFIILDFGSQFTQLIARRLREMGYYSEIHSYLYPTDEIIKKKPYGIILSGGPNSVYETGSPQRNIQELRNISPLFCVCYGMQLLTHSLGGRVSKAQHREYGLNYVTWTDVLTGVPQKQKVWMSHGDVVDAVPKDFTVIATSDGDHPAAMRGPNVLAVQFHPEVAHTEHGLDLLRYFTSEMCNAPADWDAPHIKDHLMEEIRHKVAPEDHVLVGLSGGVDSTVVATLLTKALGADRVHCVFVDNGLLRKNEYEDVLKNYQGLGLNVRGVDASKEFMDALVGKSDPEDKRKTIGRVFIEVFDKSYDKSLPIKWLAQGTLYPDVIESVSSVGGSVTIKSHHNVGGLPEKMNLKLLEPVRELFKDEVRAMGAQLGLSKELLWRHPFPGPGLAIRVLGEITPEKLRILKEADDVYISQLRKHGLYEKIWQAFCVLLPVKTVGVQGDSRTYDHVLALRAVTSSDGMTADWYPFEFAFLREVSNLITNKVKGVNRVVYDVTSKPPGTIEWE